A section of the Nilaparvata lugens isolate BPH unplaced genomic scaffold, ASM1435652v1 scaffold447_1_2, whole genome shotgun sequence genome encodes:
- the LOC120348942 gene encoding D-ribitol-5-phosphate cytidylyltransferase-like isoform X1 translates to MVDHDVFVVIPAAGSGERLGSFIPKQYCKILGKPLLLYAVEQFLSFSLVRKIALVVDNIEKAHTILQEAGLDGCKRLILVKGGPSRHRSIQAGLLKLEEYSSDLANVVVVHDGVRPLVPERLVVELCGAAQTHGAAGAIRPLVSTVLRATCDLFLDASLDRATHVASHTPQAFIMRTLLQAYRKNRGTPKNEVNAPKPAISGALSEETLSII, encoded by the exons ATGGTAGACCATGATGTTTTTGTCGTTATACCTGCCGCAGGTAGTGGTGAACGATTGGGCAGTTTTATTCCTAAACAGTATTGTAAAATCCTG GGTAAACCATTACTGCTGTATGCTGTTGAACAGTTTCTCAGTTTTTCTTTGGTGAGGAAAATAGCACTGGtagttgataatattgaaaaggcGCACACAATATTACAAGAAGCAGGACTTGACGGCTGCAAACGATTGATACTAGTCAAAGGCGGACCATCAAGGCACCGGTCAATCCAAGCTGGTCTTCTGAAATTGGAAGAATACAGTTCAG ACTTGGCGAATGTAGTGGTTGTTCACGACGGAGTGAGGCCGCTGGTGCCCGAACGACTGGTGGTAGAGCTTTGCGGCGCGGCGCAGACACACGGCGCGGCTGGCGCCATTCGACCGCTTGTCTCCACTGTGCTCCGCGCCACGTGTGACCTCTTCTTGGACGCCAGCCTCGACAGGGCCACGCATGTGGCAAGCCACACTCCTCAGGCCTTCATCATGCGCACCCTCTTGCAGGCATATCGCAAG AACAGAGGCAcgccgaagaatgaggtcaatgctccaaagccagctatttctggagcattgtccgaagagaccctcAGCATTATTTGA
- the LOC120348942 gene encoding D-ribitol-5-phosphate cytidylyltransferase-like isoform X2, with translation MVDHDVFVVIPAAGSGERLGSFIPKQYCKILGKPLLLYAVEQFLSFSLVRKIALVVDNIEKAHTILQEAGLDGCKRLILVKGGPSRHRSIQAGLLKLEEYSSDLANVVVVHDGVRPLVPERLVVELCGAAQTHGAAGAIRPLVSTVLRATCDLFLDASLDRATHVASHTPQAFIMRTLLQAYRKI, from the exons ATGGTAGACCATGATGTTTTTGTCGTTATACCTGCCGCAGGTAGTGGTGAACGATTGGGCAGTTTTATTCCTAAACAGTATTGTAAAATCCTG GGTAAACCATTACTGCTGTATGCTGTTGAACAGTTTCTCAGTTTTTCTTTGGTGAGGAAAATAGCACTGGtagttgataatattgaaaaggcGCACACAATATTACAAGAAGCAGGACTTGACGGCTGCAAACGATTGATACTAGTCAAAGGCGGACCATCAAGGCACCGGTCAATCCAAGCTGGTCTTCTGAAATTGGAAGAATACAGTTCAG ACTTGGCGAATGTAGTGGTTGTTCACGACGGAGTGAGGCCGCTGGTGCCCGAACGACTGGTGGTAGAGCTTTGCGGCGCGGCGCAGACACACGGCGCGGCTGGCGCCATTCGACCGCTTGTCTCCACTGTGCTCCGCGCCACGTGTGACCTCTTCTTGGACGCCAGCCTCGACAGGGCCACGCATGTGGCAAGCCACACTCCTCAGGCCTTCATCATGCGCACCCTCTTGCAGGCATATCGCAAG atttga